One stretch of Nitrosococcus watsonii C-113 DNA includes these proteins:
- a CDS encoding HzsA-related protein, with translation MRKVLIALTTAAIFALPVMAEVTFMELKDLSPLESRIIANEGSLDSIDQDLSDHEDHISTLETDNHSRQTVTIDGFVYARVKRTETPITIKGETWYSTSTADRLIDVTRQGTDSSRGSRITAPGELVWLKGSGEEVILHHCEDSKIGEPTCLVVDPRVSYDGKHVAYTLIEGTMRQHQDSPVNKVISPQQASLHFVDLTDLSHTAWPAVKGVFDMQPQWLPDGDILFVSNRDHIKAGAIDGFSPDGEVSQLWRAHIDGSGAHNISPDILGDALHPIIHPTGKVLFSSWKRDLETTQNSTLDNKWYIAETRQDGSEHNAIWGAHARFLPNPDNITLTALHFFGVRSNGDMCTTMYYRQNTLGSGNVQCFKYPTPNHPEGKFPFKAKEGRYLGLWGMSGDHQSIPGGIGKTRDPMGLPDGGLVFAADRQGVCGFYHSYRRVPKDNIGCDFGIYTQSTIPEQDADSRVLIVNSPHWHEIQPQPVMPYQAIYGIEKPPVLKMAESTQDGKCILRSASNRMQVDNEWGYFGPDNSNPCQKQGCSMTGVDKPSLMTSIKFWRPIMFDKRVLHRDFDAFSTHRLEVLGTVPMQPDGSFTAEVPCDTPFFMAGADSEGRSLARDKMAMSLRPGEIRTCSGCHNHDDDDPPRFEDSDAANATPTPVSASGTLLEWTADIWPIIQQCDANYPEINLAAMTEKQAFDRFTKDSRGRAKAPWRSKWINWLFARESLMYWRAAGWRTDGRGDATRSDDIDYGTSAPIWQCLTDKQLQILADWIESGAYRKNAKW, from the coding sequence ATGAGAAAAGTATTGATTGCGCTCACTACAGCGGCGATATTTGCGTTGCCCGTGATGGCCGAAGTTACGTTCATGGAACTTAAAGACCTATCGCCCCTAGAGAGCAGAATTATAGCGAATGAAGGAAGTCTAGATAGTATCGATCAAGATCTATCTGATCATGAGGATCATATTAGTACGCTGGAAACAGATAATCACTCCAGGCAAACGGTAACCATTGACGGGTTTGTCTACGCACGGGTAAAACGAACTGAAACACCCATCACTATCAAGGGTGAGACGTGGTACTCCACCTCTACCGCTGACCGTCTGATAGATGTCACCCGGCAGGGCACCGATAGCTCACGGGGTAGTCGAATTACCGCGCCAGGTGAGCTGGTCTGGCTAAAAGGCAGTGGTGAGGAAGTTATCCTGCACCACTGCGAGGATTCTAAGATAGGTGAGCCGACGTGTTTAGTGGTGGACCCACGGGTGAGCTATGATGGCAAGCACGTTGCTTATACCCTCATTGAGGGCACGATGCGGCAACACCAGGACTCCCCTGTCAATAAAGTCATAAGCCCTCAACAGGCATCCCTTCATTTCGTGGATTTAACGGACCTATCACACACCGCCTGGCCTGCCGTCAAGGGTGTGTTTGATATGCAGCCCCAATGGTTGCCCGATGGCGATATTTTATTCGTTTCCAACCGGGACCATATCAAAGCCGGGGCTATTGATGGGTTCAGCCCCGATGGAGAGGTCTCGCAACTGTGGCGGGCGCACATCGACGGTAGTGGTGCCCATAATATCTCACCGGATATTCTGGGTGATGCGCTGCATCCGATTATCCACCCCACGGGCAAGGTGCTTTTTTCCAGTTGGAAACGCGATTTGGAAACTACCCAGAACTCGACCTTAGATAACAAATGGTATATCGCCGAAACTCGTCAAGACGGCTCCGAGCATAACGCTATTTGGGGTGCTCATGCCCGTTTTTTGCCTAACCCCGACAATATCACCCTGACCGCTCTACATTTTTTCGGTGTTCGCAGTAATGGCGATATGTGCACGACTATGTACTATCGCCAGAACACGCTTGGCTCTGGTAACGTGCAGTGCTTTAAGTATCCTACACCGAACCATCCCGAGGGCAAATTCCCCTTCAAGGCAAAGGAGGGTAGGTACCTTGGTCTGTGGGGTATGTCAGGCGATCATCAATCTATTCCCGGCGGAATCGGCAAGACGCGCGACCCGATGGGGCTGCCTGATGGCGGGCTGGTGTTTGCCGCGGATAGACAGGGTGTTTGCGGCTTCTATCATAGTTATAGACGCGTTCCTAAAGATAACATTGGATGCGATTTTGGGATTTATACGCAAAGCACTATCCCGGAACAGGACGCTGATAGTCGTGTTTTAATTGTTAACAGCCCGCACTGGCATGAGATACAGCCACAGCCTGTCATGCCCTATCAAGCTATCTACGGTATTGAGAAACCGCCCGTGCTGAAGATGGCGGAAAGCACTCAGGATGGCAAGTGTATCCTGCGTTCCGCTAGCAACCGGATGCAGGTTGACAATGAATGGGGTTACTTCGGACCCGACAATAGTAACCCATGCCAAAAACAAGGTTGCTCAATGACCGGGGTTGACAAGCCATCCCTTATGACCAGTATTAAATTCTGGCGGCCCATTATGTTTGATAAGCGCGTGCTGCATCGGGATTTTGACGCCTTCTCAACGCACAGGCTCGAGGTGCTTGGCACCGTGCCCATGCAGCCGGACGGTAGCTTTACCGCCGAGGTGCCTTGCGATACGCCGTTCTTTATGGCGGGTGCTGATAGCGAAGGCCGATCGCTTGCTAGAGATAAAATGGCCATGTCGTTGAGACCCGGAGAAATTCGCACCTGTTCGGGGTGTCATAATCATGACGACGATGATCCCCCTCGGTTCGAAGACTCCGATGCGGCCAATGCTACACCGACGCCAGTCTCTGCTAGCGGGACGTTACTAGAGTGGACGGCTGACATTTGGCCGATTATTCAGCAGTGCGACGCTAATTATCCTGAAATTAACCTTGCCGCTATGACCGAAAAGCAGGCGTTTGACCGCTTTACCAAGGATAGCAGGGGTAGGGCTAAAGCGCCATGGCGAAGCAAGTGGATTAACTGGCTGTTCGCCCGCGAGAGCCTGATGTATTGGCGCGCCGCAGGCTGGCGCACAGATGGACGCGGGGATGCTACCCGCTCGGATGATATTGATTACGGAACCAGCGCACCTATCTGGCAATGTTTAACAGATAAACAGCTTCAAATACTCGCGGACTGGATAGAAAGTGGAGCTTACCGTAAAAACGCAAAGTGGTAA